From a region of the Cololabis saira isolate AMF1-May2022 chromosome 8, fColSai1.1, whole genome shotgun sequence genome:
- the tbc1d20 gene encoding TBC1 domain family member 20 isoform X1 codes for MEKPSSDVAPSPQDGDARRQRKRADIAQALAVSPADVAALRRMAISEGGLLSDEIRGQVWPWLLNVPPTLLEQQPETVERENNKDYNQVLLDVQRSLRRFPPGMPDEQREGLQEELIDIILRVLKRNPQLHYYQGYHDIVVTFLLVLGERLATGLVEKLSTHHLRDFMDPTMDNTKHILNYLMPIIERVNPEVHDFMQQAEVGTVFALSWLITWFGHVLSDFRHVVRLYDFFLACHPLMPIYFAAVFVCLFQIVLYREEEVLECECDMAMVHHLLSQIPQDLPYETLISRAGDLFVQFPPSELAREAAVHESMASSTFKDFELASTQQRPDSVLRRRRRQRQSALGNSTDNAVVAVAQPSTARRFVRLAVMGLTVALGAAALAVVNTALEWAPKLDLFP; via the exons atggagaaacccAGTAGTGATGTCGCACCGTCGCCGCAAG ACGGGGACGCCAGGCGGCAGCGGAAGAGGGCGGACATCGCGCAGGCCCTGGCCGTCAGTCCCGCGGACGTCGCCGCGCTGCGGAGGATGGCGATCAGCGAGGGAGGGCTGCTGAGCGACGAGATCCGCGGACAGGTCTGGCCCTGGCTGCTCAACGTGCCCCCgacgctgctggagcagcagccag AAACGGTAGAGCGGGAAAACAATAAGGACTATAACCAGGTCCTGCTGGATGTCCAGCGCTCACTGAGAAGGTTTCCACCGG GTATGCCAGATGAGCAGAGAGAGGGTCTCCAGGAAGAGCTAATTGACATCATCCTCAGAGTTTTGAAACGTAACCCCCAATTACACTACTACCAAGGATACCATGATATTGTTGTCACCTTCCTACTGGTGCTGGGAGAGCGCCTGGCAACTGGTCTGGTTGAGAAGCTCTCCACGCATCATCTCAG AGACTTTATGGATCCTACAATGGACAACACCAAACACATTCTTAATTATCTCATGCCCATCATTGAAAGGGTCAACCCTGAGGTGCACGACTTCATGCAGCA GGCTGAGGTAGGGACAGTTTTTGCTCTCAGCTGGCTGATCACCTGGTTTGGCCACGTCTTGTCAGATTTTCGCCACGTCGTACGGTTGTATGACTTCTTCCTGGCCTGCCATCCTTTGATGCCCATCTACTTTGCTGCTGTG TTTGTGTGCCTGTTTCAGATTGTGCTGTACAGAGAGGAGGAAGTGTTGGAGTGTGAATGTGATATGGCCATGGTTCATCACCTGCTGTCCCAGATTCCCCAGGATCTGCCGTATGAGACGCTCATCAGCCGGGCAGGAGATCTCTTTGTCCAGTTCCCGCCCTCTGAACTGGCAAGGGAAGCTGCCGTGCACGAAAG CATGGCATCCTCTACCTTTAAGGACTTTGAACTTGCATCTACGCAGCAACGGCCGGACTCGGTTCTTCGCCGCAGACGCAGGCAAAGACAGAGCGCGCTAGGAAACTCCACAGATAACGCAGTAGTGGCAGTGGCCCAGCCTTCGACGGCGCGGCGGTTTGTCCGGCTGGCCGTCATGGGCCTGACGGTGGCTCTGGGGGCGGCGGCTCTGGCCGTCGTCAACACCGCCCTGGAGTGGGCCCCCAAGCTGGACTTATTTCCTTGA
- the tbc1d20 gene encoding TBC1 domain family member 20 isoform X2 translates to MEKPSSDVAPSPQDGDARRQRKRADIAQALAVSPADVAALRRMAISEGGLLSDEIRGQVWPWLLNVPPTLLEQQPETVERENNKDYNQVLLDVQRSLRRFPPGMPDEQREGLQEELIDIILRVLKRNPQLHYYQGYHDIVVTFLLVLGERLATGLVEKLSTHHLRDFMDPTMDNTKHILNYLMPIIERVNPEVHDFMQQAEVGTVFALSWLITWFGHVLSDFRHVVRLYDFFLACHPLMPIYFAAVIVLYREEEVLECECDMAMVHHLLSQIPQDLPYETLISRAGDLFVQFPPSELAREAAVHESMASSTFKDFELASTQQRPDSVLRRRRRQRQSALGNSTDNAVVAVAQPSTARRFVRLAVMGLTVALGAAALAVVNTALEWAPKLDLFP, encoded by the exons atggagaaacccAGTAGTGATGTCGCACCGTCGCCGCAAG ACGGGGACGCCAGGCGGCAGCGGAAGAGGGCGGACATCGCGCAGGCCCTGGCCGTCAGTCCCGCGGACGTCGCCGCGCTGCGGAGGATGGCGATCAGCGAGGGAGGGCTGCTGAGCGACGAGATCCGCGGACAGGTCTGGCCCTGGCTGCTCAACGTGCCCCCgacgctgctggagcagcagccag AAACGGTAGAGCGGGAAAACAATAAGGACTATAACCAGGTCCTGCTGGATGTCCAGCGCTCACTGAGAAGGTTTCCACCGG GTATGCCAGATGAGCAGAGAGAGGGTCTCCAGGAAGAGCTAATTGACATCATCCTCAGAGTTTTGAAACGTAACCCCCAATTACACTACTACCAAGGATACCATGATATTGTTGTCACCTTCCTACTGGTGCTGGGAGAGCGCCTGGCAACTGGTCTGGTTGAGAAGCTCTCCACGCATCATCTCAG AGACTTTATGGATCCTACAATGGACAACACCAAACACATTCTTAATTATCTCATGCCCATCATTGAAAGGGTCAACCCTGAGGTGCACGACTTCATGCAGCA GGCTGAGGTAGGGACAGTTTTTGCTCTCAGCTGGCTGATCACCTGGTTTGGCCACGTCTTGTCAGATTTTCGCCACGTCGTACGGTTGTATGACTTCTTCCTGGCCTGCCATCCTTTGATGCCCATCTACTTTGCTGCTGTG ATTGTGCTGTACAGAGAGGAGGAAGTGTTGGAGTGTGAATGTGATATGGCCATGGTTCATCACCTGCTGTCCCAGATTCCCCAGGATCTGCCGTATGAGACGCTCATCAGCCGGGCAGGAGATCTCTTTGTCCAGTTCCCGCCCTCTGAACTGGCAAGGGAAGCTGCCGTGCACGAAAG CATGGCATCCTCTACCTTTAAGGACTTTGAACTTGCATCTACGCAGCAACGGCCGGACTCGGTTCTTCGCCGCAGACGCAGGCAAAGACAGAGCGCGCTAGGAAACTCCACAGATAACGCAGTAGTGGCAGTGGCCCAGCCTTCGACGGCGCGGCGGTTTGTCCGGCTGGCCGTCATGGGCCTGACGGTGGCTCTGGGGGCGGCGGCTCTGGCCGTCGTCAACACCGCCCTGGAGTGGGCCCCCAAGCTGGACTTATTTCCTTGA